A single window of Vigna radiata var. radiata cultivar VC1973A chromosome 4, Vradiata_ver6, whole genome shotgun sequence DNA harbors:
- the LOC106758552 gene encoding CRM-domain containing factor CFM2, chloroplastic isoform X2 produces MLQLLCHPLPRLHISGLLLMQQPNIFGRQGILGSWLPARYINNESVELKTDNDVVRFSLDKSDDIDSTKKSQKNKKVKMSKKAKVNELRFYRLKAKKKMNSPNPEIRIRYKLEKAKRKEAWLIEKLRKYDVPKPPPETFDPEILTEEERHYLKRTGDKKKHYVPVGRRGVFGGVVLNMHLHWKNHETVKVTCKPCKPGQVHEYAEELARLSKGIVIDIKPNNTIIFYRGKNYAQPEVMSPPNTLSKAKALEKYRFGQSLEHTSHFIERLEKELEEYHQHRAKFGKGKEDTSTNNGLEKQESNFAGRQMSHN; encoded by the exons ATGCTCCAACTATTGTGTCATCCCCTACCAAGGCTTCATATTTCAG GTCTTCTTTTAATGCAGCAACCAAATATCTTTGGAAGGCAAGGTATTCTGGGAAGCTGGCTCCCTGCCAGGTACATAAATAATGAATCAGTTGAGCTGAAGACTGACAATGATGTTGTGCGGTTCTCTCTGGACAAGTCCGATGATATTGATTCAACAAAAAAGAGCCAGAAgaacaaaaaagttaaaatgtCTAAAAAAGCTAAAGTGAATGAGCTCAGGTTCTACCGTTTGAAGGCTAAGAAAAAGATGAATTCCCCAAATCCAGAGATTAGAATTAGATATAAGCTTGAAAAG GCCAAGCGGAAGGAAGCTTGGTTGATTGAGAAGCTGAGAAAATATGATGTACCAAAACCCCCTCCAGAAACATTTGATCCTGAAATTTTAACTGAGGAGGAAAGGCATTACCTGAAGCGCACAGGTGACAAAAAGAAACATTATGTTCCAGTCGGGAGACGGGGAGTATTTGGGGGGGTAGTTCTTAATATGCATCTTCACTGGAAAAATCATGAAACCGTAAAGGTTACCTGCAAGCCTTGCAAACCAGGGCAAGTACATGAATATGCTGAAGAGCTTGCTCGACTGAGCAAAGGCATTGTAATTGACATCAAGCCAAATAATACCATCATCTTTTACCGTGGAAAGAACTACGCGCAACCGGAAGTAATGTCTCCTCCAAATACATTATCAAAAGCAAAG GCCTTGGAGAAATATAGGTTTGGGCAATCCCTTGAGCATACTAGCCATTTCATTGAAAGGTTGGAGAAAGAGCTTGAAGAGTATCATCAGCACCGTGCAAAGTTTGGAAAAGGGAAAGAGGATACCTCCACTAACAAT GGATTGGAGAAGCAGGAATCTAATTTTGCTGGACGCCAAATGTCACATAATTGA
- the LOC106758502 gene encoding CASP-like protein 4D1 yields the protein MADSSPSSTTVSRTALLLLRVLTFIFLFIALILIAVAKQTDDNTGEKIKFSDFYTYRYMISTIIIGFVYNLLQMGFSIFTVVSGNRVLSGDGGYLFDFFGDKIISYFLISGSSAGFGLTVELRRGAPSNSFTDKAHASASLLLIGFLFTAMASTFTSFALSKKTNSS from the exons ATGGCGGATTCCTCACCCTCAAGTACCACAGTTTCAAGAACTGCCCTTCTCCTTTTGAGGGTCTTAacctttatctttcttttcattgCACTCATTCTCATTGCTGTAGCCAAACAAACTGATGATAACACTGGGGAAAAAATCAAGTTCAGTGATTTCTATACCTATAG ATATATGATCTCGACTATAATCATTGGATTTGTGTATAATCTGCTGCAAATGGGGTTCTCAATCTTCACTGTGGTATCAGGAAATCGTGTGTTAAGTGGTGATGGTGGTTATCTGTTTGATTTCTTTGGTGACAAG ATCATATCGTACTTTCTGATTTCTGGTTCATCTGCTGGATTTGGTTTGACAGTGGAGTTGAGAAGAGGTGCACCCTCCAACTCATTTACAGACAAGGCACACGCTTCAGCCAGTCTTCTTTTGATTGGGTTTCTGTTCACTGCCATGGCATCGACTTTCACTTCCTTTGCTTTGTCAAAGAAAACTAATAGTAGTTAG
- the LOC106758552 gene encoding CRM-domain containing factor CFM2, chloroplastic isoform X1 produces MTFYSKLISELGRGPLATNKLQRDCLFWLCCLVKHAPTIVSSPTKASYFRSFKSHNHECMHQRTYRTLRNLSGVPSLSSWSGLLLMQQPNIFGRQGILGSWLPARYINNESVELKTDNDVVRFSLDKSDDIDSTKKSQKNKKVKMSKKAKVNELRFYRLKAKKKMNSPNPEIRIRYKLEKAKRKEAWLIEKLRKYDVPKPPPETFDPEILTEEERHYLKRTGDKKKHYVPVGRRGVFGGVVLNMHLHWKNHETVKVTCKPCKPGQVHEYAEELARLSKGIVIDIKPNNTIIFYRGKNYAQPEVMSPPNTLSKAKALEKYRFGQSLEHTSHFIERLEKELEEYHQHRAKFGKGKEDTSTNNGLEKQESNFAGRQMSHN; encoded by the exons ATGACATTCTACTCAAAACTTATCTCTGAGCTTGGGCGTGGACCACTGGCAACAAACAAGCTTCAAAG AGATTGCTTATTCTGGTTATGCTGTCTTGTTAAACATGCTCCAACTATTGTGTCATCCCCTACCAAGGCTTCATATTTCAGGTCCTTTAAATCTCACAATCACGAGTGCATGCATCAAAGAACTTACAGAACACTGAGGAATCTTTCGGGAGTTCCCTCCTTGTCTTCTTGGTCAGGTCTTCTTTTAATGCAGCAACCAAATATCTTTGGAAGGCAAGGTATTCTGGGAAGCTGGCTCCCTGCCAGGTACATAAATAATGAATCAGTTGAGCTGAAGACTGACAATGATGTTGTGCGGTTCTCTCTGGACAAGTCCGATGATATTGATTCAACAAAAAAGAGCCAGAAgaacaaaaaagttaaaatgtCTAAAAAAGCTAAAGTGAATGAGCTCAGGTTCTACCGTTTGAAGGCTAAGAAAAAGATGAATTCCCCAAATCCAGAGATTAGAATTAGATATAAGCTTGAAAAG GCCAAGCGGAAGGAAGCTTGGTTGATTGAGAAGCTGAGAAAATATGATGTACCAAAACCCCCTCCAGAAACATTTGATCCTGAAATTTTAACTGAGGAGGAAAGGCATTACCTGAAGCGCACAGGTGACAAAAAGAAACATTATGTTCCAGTCGGGAGACGGGGAGTATTTGGGGGGGTAGTTCTTAATATGCATCTTCACTGGAAAAATCATGAAACCGTAAAGGTTACCTGCAAGCCTTGCAAACCAGGGCAAGTACATGAATATGCTGAAGAGCTTGCTCGACTGAGCAAAGGCATTGTAATTGACATCAAGCCAAATAATACCATCATCTTTTACCGTGGAAAGAACTACGCGCAACCGGAAGTAATGTCTCCTCCAAATACATTATCAAAAGCAAAG GCCTTGGAGAAATATAGGTTTGGGCAATCCCTTGAGCATACTAGCCATTTCATTGAAAGGTTGGAGAAAGAGCTTGAAGAGTATCATCAGCACCGTGCAAAGTTTGGAAAAGGGAAAGAGGATACCTCCACTAACAAT GGATTGGAGAAGCAGGAATCTAATTTTGCTGGACGCCAAATGTCACATAATTGA